In Ailuropoda melanoleuca isolate Jingjing chromosome 11, ASM200744v2, whole genome shotgun sequence, a genomic segment contains:
- the LOC100479522 gene encoding alcohol dehydrogenase E chain: protein MSTAGKVIKCKAAVLWELKKPFSIEEVEVAPPKAHEVRIKMVASGICRSDEHVVNGTIVAPLPLILGHEAAGIVESIGEGVTTVKPGDKVIPLFTPQCGKCNVCKHPQGNFCLKNDLSTPRGSMQDGTTRFTCRGKPIHHFVSTSTFSQYTVVDEIAVAKIDPASPLEKVCLIGCGFSTGYGSAVNIAKVTPGSTCAVFGLGGVGLSVIIGCKAAGAARIIGVDINKDKYAKAKEVGATECISPQDYKEPIQDVLKEMSGGGVDFSFEVIGRLDTMVAALSCCQESYGVSVIVGVPPNSQNLSMNPMLLLTGRTWKGAIFGGFKSKDSVPKLVADFMAKKFPLDPLITHVLPFEKINEGFDLLRSGKSIRTILTF from the exons ATGAGCACAGCAGGAAAA GTGATCAAATGCAAAGCAGCTGTGCTGTGGGAGCTAAAGAAGCCCTTTTCCATTGAGGAGGTCGAGGTCGCACCCCCTAAGGCCCATGAAGTCCGTATTAAG ATGGTGGCCTCAGGAATCTGTCGCTCCGATGAACACGTGGTTAATGGAACGATCGTTGCACCTCTCCCTCTGATCTTGGGCCATGAGGCAGCCGGCATTGTGGAAAGCATTGGAGAAGGGGTGACTACAGTAAAACCAG GTGACAAAGTCATTCCACTCTTTACTCCCCAGTGTGGAAAATGCAACGTTTGCAAGCATCCGCAAGGCAACTTCTGCTTGAAAAATGA TCTGAGCACACCTCGGGGGAGCATGCAGGATGGTACCACCAGGTTCACCTGCAGAGGAAAGCCCATCCACCATTTCGTCAGCACCAGCACCTTCTCCCAGTACACGGTGGTGGATGAGATTGCAGTGGCCAAGATAGATCCAGCTTCCCCACTGGAGAAAGTCTGTCTCATCGGCTGTGGATTTTCTACTGGTTATGGGTCTGCAGTCAACATTGCTAAG GTCACCCCGGGCTCCACCTGTGCCGTGTTTGGCCTTGGAGGAGTTGGCCTGTCTGTGATCATAGGCTGTAAAGCAGCAGGAGCAGCCAGGATCATTGGGGTGGACATCAACAAAGATAAATATGCAAAGGCCAAAGAGGTGGGTGCCACTGAGTGCATCAGCCCTCAGGACTACAAGGAACCCATCCAGGATGTGCTGAAGGAAATGAGTGGTGGCGGTGTGGATTTTTCATTTGAAGTCATTGGGCGGCTTGACACCATG GTGGCTGCCTTGTCCTGCTGTCAAGAGTCCTATGGTGTAAGCGTCATTGTAGGAGTACCTCCTAATTCTCAAAATCTCTCTATGAACCCCATGTTGCTACTGACCGGACGTACTTGGAAAGGAGCAATTTTTGGTG GCTTTAAGAGTAAAGATTCTGTCCCCAAACTTGTGGCTGATTTTATGGCCAAGAAGTTTCCACTGGATCCATTAATAACCCATGTTTtaccttttgaaaaaataaatgaaggatttGACCTGCTTCGCTCTGGAAAGAG cATCCGCACCATCCTAACATTCTGA